TGCATGCTCCATCAGCTTATGATGGCCTGTTCGTGAGCGAAAGAAGTAGAAGAGATAGAGCGGCTCGACCAATGATCGATTGCATGTGAGCTTCATCAAGCTGGTCGAGAGAACATATCGCGGTCGAGCTGATCCGACAATGCCCACTGTGCCGATGCTGCCACGATGGGGAAACACCAGATCGCCATCCGTTACATTTTGGGATATCAATTGATCTGCAAACTCTGGCGTGATGAAAACGAAGTCGTTTGTGAACTGCTTCGTGTCCGATATATTGTTCCCGCGTATCACGGGAACACCCGATGGAACGTACGTATCGCTCTTCATTCTCGAGCCAAATGGGCCGATAGCAATGGCGGCTGGCACATCTGCTTTCAACTGGTCGATAGTGTAGCGCTTCCATTCACTCGCCATAGCCGATATCCTCCAGGCTGGCCCAGATAAGCTTCACTATCATTGCGCACCGCCTTTCTTGCCGCGTCTGGGCTTCCTCTTCTTCGCCTCGGCTTCCAACTTTTCAAGCTCATCGACAGCTTCGACAAAATGACGATCAACAGGCTGAGGCAGCGCCGCTTGGGCTTTGCGGTACTTCTCATATTCTAGCTCTGCTTTCAGCTTGGCAGCCTCATGCGATATGGTTCCGGCATGGTTCAGGATGTCACGGTCGCTGATGCGGATAAAGTCGTCCAGCTTAGCTATCCAGCTCGCCATTGTCATCGGCTTCCGTGTCACGGCTTGTAGTTCGGCGAAATCAAGATACGCCGAAACGATCAGATTGAGCGCTTTTAACTCTTCTTCGCAGAGGTAGTTCTTGGCGACGCATACATCGCCTTTGCGCGGTCTATCACCGGTCCAATTCATCAAGCCCATATTCGGCTTATCAGCGTCCGCCCTCGTGTGGACGATCTCGGCGGCGGTCTGCCCGGCAATAGCCCAATGCATCTTATTCTGCACGGTTTGGAAGAAGCGTTTTGAGGTTTCTACGTTCGGGTCGTAGTCGACACTGGTGGCGTATATATCGAGCACCTTCCGCCAAAAGACCCGTTCGGATGAGCGGATGTCTCGGATGCGCTCGAGCAGTTCATCGAAGTAGTCGCCGCCCCCTGCCTCCTTCAGGCGCTCGTCATCCATCGTAAATCCCTTCACGATGTACTCCCGCAGCCTTTGAGTAGCCCAAATGCGGAACTGCGTGCCACGAAGCGACTTGACACGGTAGCCGACGGAGATGATCACGTCAAGGTTGTAGTGAGCTACGTTGTAGCTCTTGCCATCAGCGGCAGTTGTTCGGAAATTCCGAACAACTGAATCCGCATCCAGTTCCCCCTCCTCAAATACATGCTTGATATGCTCGCTGATGTTTGCCTTGCTTGATTGGAACAGCTCGACCATCTGACCTTGGGTCAGCCAGACGGTTTCGCCTTCAAACCGGACGCTTACTCGTGTCAGGCCATCTTCTGTCTGATAGATCACAAACTCATTGGGAGTGCTGGGAACAATCTCATTTGCCATCACTGATATCCTCCAGATTCGCCCAGATGAGTTTGTCGAGATTCTCAGATTGGGCGGTCTGCTCGCGGAGTTGGGCGGTCAGACGCGCCATCTTGTCCTCGAACGGCTCGCCATCGTCCTCCACCTCGGCCGCGCCCACATATCGGCCCGGAGTGAGTATGTGGTTGTGCTTGCGGATATCATCGAGTGTAGCTGCCTTGCAGAATCCGGGAACATCTTCATAGGCCCCGGCAGCCTCGTCATCGCGCCAGGCATGGTAGGTATCGGCAATCGTCGCTATGTCTTCGTCTGTCAGCTCGCGGTGCACGCGGTCGACCAGCGTGCCCATCTTGCGCGCGTCGATAAAGAGTGTCTCGCCTCGCCGGTCGCGGAATCTGCCGTTCTTCTTGTGGCGAGCGATGAACCATAGACACACCGGTATCTGCGTAGAGTAGAAAAGCTGGCCGGGCAGCGCAACCATGCAATCCACCAGATCAGCTTCAACGATGTTCTTACGAATCTCTCCCTCGCCGGACTGGTTCGTAGACATCGAGCCGTTGGCGAGTACGAAGCCCGCGAGGCCGGTAGGCGCGAGATGATAGATGAAGTGCTGGACCCAGGCGTAGTTGGCGTTCCCGGCAGGCGGCGTGCCGTATTTCCAGCGCTTGTCGTCCTTCAAGAGGTCGCCTCGCCAGTCGCTGTCGTTGAACGGTGGGTTGGCCAGCACATAGTCGGCCTTGAGATCGGGGTGGCGGTCATTGTGGAATGTGTCGCCGTGAGCAATCTGCGCATCGATGCCACGGATTGCCAGGTTCATCTTAGCCAGCCGCCAGGTCGTGTAATTCGACTCCTGGCCGTAGACGGAAATGTCGCCGATAGTGCCGCTGTGAGCCTCGATGAACTTCTCGCTCTGGACAAACATCCCACCCGAGCCGCAGCATGGGTCGTATACGCGCCCCTTGTAGGGGGCAAGAATCTCCACCAGCACGCGCACTACGTGCGCAGGTGTATAGAACTGTCCGCCGCTCTTTCCTTCGGCACTTGCGAAACGAGCAAGGAAGTACTCGTAGACGCGGCCTAAAGTATCCTTGGCACGGTCCGCAGGGCTTCCAAGGGCTATATCACTTACCAAGTTGATGAGCTGACCAAGGCGCTGTTTGTCAAGACCGGGACGTGCGTAGTCTTTAGGAAGCACACCCTTCAGCGAAGAGTTGTCGCGCTCGATTGCGATCATTGCTTCATCCACAAGGGTACCAATGGTGGATTGTGGGGCATTGGCTTTCAGATGCTGCCATC
The Armatimonadota bacterium genome window above contains:
- a CDS encoding virulence RhuM family protein encodes the protein MANEIVPSTPNEFVIYQTEDGLTRVSVRFEGETVWLTQGQMVELFQSSKANISEHIKHVFEEGELDADSVVRNFRTTAADGKSYNVAHYNLDVIISVGYRVKSLRGTQFRIWATQRLREYIVKGFTMDDERLKEAGGGDYFDELLERIRDIRSSERVFWRKVLDIYATSVDYDPNVETSKRFFQTVQNKMHWAIAGQTAAEIVHTRADADKPNMGLMNWTGDRPRKGDVCVAKNYLCEEELKALNLIVSAYLDFAELQAVTRKPMTMASWIAKLDDFIRISDRDILNHAGTISHEAAKLKAELEYEKYRKAQAALPQPVDRHFVEAVDELEKLEAEAKKRKPRRGKKGGAQ
- a CDS encoding class I SAM-dependent DNA methyltransferase — encoded protein: MAIEKNINFNGNGANLGFEAKLWAAADALRNNMDAAEYKHVVLGLIFLKYISDAFETKYIELDTQRDQGADPEDRDEYRAFNIFWVPKEARWQHLKANAPQSTIGTLVDEAMIAIERDNSSLKGVLPKDYARPGLDKQRLGQLINLVSDIALGSPADRAKDTLGRVYEYFLARFASAEGKSGGQFYTPAHVVRVLVEILAPYKGRVYDPCCGSGGMFVQSEKFIEAHSGTIGDISVYGQESNYTTWRLAKMNLAIRGIDAQIAHGDTFHNDRHPDLKADYVLANPPFNDSDWRGDLLKDDKRWKYGTPPAGNANYAWVQHFIYHLAPTGLAGFVLANGSMSTNQSGEGEIRKNIVEADLVDCMVALPGQLFYSTQIPVCLWFIARHKKNGRFRDRRGETLFIDARKMGTLVDRVHRELTDEDIATIADTYHAWRDDEAAGAYEDVPGFCKAATLDDIRKHNHILTPGRYVGAAEVEDDGEPFEDKMARLTAQLREQTAQSENLDKLIWANLEDISDGK